CGCGGGGTGGAAGAGCGGGGATAGAGGACTGACTCATGCACATCCCGGTCCCCCAAGTTTCGGTCTTGgagtctccccacttctctgctGCCAACAGCCCACTCTTCGTCTCGctgccctccccactcccttccgGATCGCCAGCGCGTCTACGCTCCCTCTCCGTGGCCTCGGTTCCTTTCACCCTCTGCTCCTGCTTGTCGCAATCGCTGTACAAAGggctgggggcgggaggggggcggGCGAGGGGAGTCGAGCCCGAACTGGCTGCCTCTGAGGGGCCGCGGCCAATCCGGAGGGTGCCCCCCCCGCACCGCGCGGGAGGGCCCTAGGCAGCCGCCCGCGGCCGGGCGGAGCCGCGGGCAGAGCGGGGAACTAGCCGAGGGGACGTCCCCATCGCCTGCCGCTTGCCGTCTGCCACCCGCCACCCACCCGGGGCTCTCCTGCCTCGCCATGCCGCCGTGGAGCGCCGCCCTCGCCCTGCTTCTGGCCGCGCTAGCCCTGCTTGGCCTGCTCGCCCCAAGGCTTCGGCGCCTCGGGAGGCGCGCCGTCGGAGCCAGGACCCTGCTTGGAGCCGAGGGCCGGGACGACGACGAGGAGGCGGACAGCGGAGGCCCTGCGGACCAGTTCAGCAACGGGCGAGAGCCGCTGCCCGGcgggtgcaggctcatctgtaAGCCGTCGGCGCTGGCGCAGTGCCTGCTGCGCGCCTTGCGACGCTCGGCGGCGCTGGAGCGGGGCCCGCGCTCCTGGCTCTCTGGGCCCCACCTGCAGACCCTCTGCCACTTTGTGTTACCCGTGGGGCCGGGGCCTGAGCTTGCTCGGGAGTACCTGCAGTTAGCGGACGACGGACTGGTGGCCCTGGACTGGGTCGTGGGACCATGCGCCAGGGGCCGCCGAGTCACGAACGCGGGGGGCCTTCCCGCGGTGTTGCTGGTGATCCCTAATGCGTGGGGGCGCCTCACCCGCAACGTTCTCGGCCTCTGTCTGCTCGCCCTGGAGCGCGGCTACTACCCGGTCATCTTTCACCGTCGCGGCCACCACGGCTGCCCGCTGGTCAGCCCCCGGCTGCAGTCTTTCGGGGACCCGTCCGATCTCAAGGAGGCGGTCACTTACATCCGCTTCCGACACCCCGCGGCCCCGCTGTTCGCGGTGAGCGAAGGCTCTGGCTCGGCACTACTGCTGTCCTACCTGGGCGAGTGTGGCTCCTCCAGCTACATGACGGGAGCCGCCTGCATCTCGCCGGTGCTGCGCTGCCGCGAATGGTTTGAGGCCGGTCTGCCCTGGCTCTACGAGCGGGGCTTTCTGCTCCACCAGAAGATCGCCTTCAGCAGGTGCGTAAACGGAGGCCGCAGACCAGTAAGGGGGGGAGGGAATAGTGGTCTTGGGTTGACGAAGACACAGTCTACTTGGCATGGACTCAAACAGGTCTAGGGCAATTGGGGCACTGTTCTCCTCACACACAGTCTGAAGCTGTCCAAACCTTAGACAGAACCAGGGAAGCTAGTTTAAAATCCATAGAGTCTAGCATCATCAGGCTAAGTCAGCATCATCAGGCTAAGCAGGGCCTCCTGCCCT
The DNA window shown above is from Saccopteryx bilineata isolate mSacBil1 chromosome 2, mSacBil1_pri_phased_curated, whole genome shotgun sequence and carries:
- the ABHD15 gene encoding protein ABHD15, whose protein sequence is MPPWSAALALLLAALALLGLLAPRLRRLGRRAVGARTLLGAEGRDDDEEADSGGPADQFSNGREPLPGGCRLICKPSALAQCLLRALRRSAALERGPRSWLSGPHLQTLCHFVLPVGPGPELAREYLQLADDGLVALDWVVGPCARGRRVTNAGGLPAVLLVIPNAWGRLTRNVLGLCLLALERGYYPVIFHRRGHHGCPLVSPRLQSFGDPSDLKEAVTYIRFRHPAAPLFAVSEGSGSALLLSYLGECGSSSYMTGAACISPVLRCREWFEAGLPWLYERGFLLHQKIAFSRYATALEDTVDTRKLFRSRSLREFEETLFCHTKSFPISWDTYWDHNDPLRDVDEAAVPVLCICSADDPVCGPPDHFLPTELFYNNPYFFLLLSRHGGHCGFLRQEPLPAWSHEIILEYFRALTDFFRTEERLKGLSRHRASFLGGRRRWGTLQKREVSPSSSLEEIFSWKRSYTR